In the genome of Hydra vulgaris chromosome 06, alternate assembly HydraT2T_AEP, the window ATCAGCCTTCTTTTTTTTGGTACTATTTAAAGGGAGTAAAGGCATTCCTAGAGTAACTAAGCTAAGAATAGTCAAGGTCATTCAAAAAATGTAGCATATCATCaacgaagtttttttttagcgaTTTTAACGGCTACTGCTAGTCTTAGCGTTAGACATGAGTTGAAATGTTGAACTAAAAAGATAGTGTTTTTGATACTGTTTTAGTGCTTTGATATCTCAtcgtatttatatttttttatcatctaatTTGTTatgttctaaatttaaaatgttcaattataaataaaaatgaatgttttttttttttttttacttttatcctAAAAGGagactaaaaaacaaaagactATCGAATAAAGGCGTCTTCTTGAGCATAAAAACGTTAAATCATACCatcattttttccatttttttaactccattttttgaattcatttacttaataatatacaaaattaatgaCTCGTTAATGAATTAAGCATGTAAGATTTGAATTCTCGGCACATAACAGCATAGtactaattaataattttaaaatcaaactaatgatagtcaaaaagttttgaattctatataaaaatactatatttacttatttaaacaatatttagctTTTAAACATTAAGCATGTTTCAAAGTAAACATTTGAAAGTTACGTCGcgttatttaattaactttttgtttttaatattatatttttcaatttgttgactgtatattgttatattatatacacaatTCGTTGAACTGCATTTAACAATATCTTGACTGCATTAAACAATTTCTTGATTGCATTTAACAATTTCTTGACTGCACTTAAGAGCCGTTTTTTCTAAGAATCAGGCAAATTCCTGAAACTGTGGAAGTGACCTCCtccaaattgcttgaattttttatatattgatcagaatatagaaaaaacctgttggggaaaaaaaaaattttcaaaaatgtttcgttcactcggaatctgggcttaaatttttgagatttttttaaaaatttttagaaatttagtttttgccacctttgaacccatttttttggcaaggcaaaaagttgcacatagcttttgtagttaatatcagacgtaacccaaaagctctctccaaaaaatataaaaaagttgcgtgacactgtgcggttggctaattatcatagttcaaaagtacaaaatcaatcagttGTGTCAACTTTTAATCGGAGTTAATTCTAGCGGCGAAGtgttgcacacaatttttcttttaggatttgaaattatcaaaggtattgagtctaaaaatgcaaagaaagttatgtgatacctaaggcctattaatatattaaggcttgaaattggaaaaaaatgttttagtatacttacaaaatgaaccattacggcagaggcgcttagttttgtaaaaatataaacatatccaactgtcaatacaaaaaggtcctaacataataataaaaaaaattcgtgtGATTTTGTCACACGCATGTTATATcatgaattaaaaactgaacaaaaatctAACATCAAGATAACTATattgctaattaaataaaacataaatcaaatatttaaatgtttttccttttaaaaattagtttttcatttattaatagagTCATTTACACACATTATCCACCACATCACACATAATTTCTACTCTGCTGCAGTAAGTTTCTCTAAGAATAATGATATGACTGTATTATAGTCTTCTTCGGATAATGAATAATCGCCACAACCACTGATTAGAAAAGGAGCATTTACTAAACagataattttatcagtttggTTATTTATCTCCTCGGTAGTAACTGGCCAGCGAAAAGTATTCTTCTCTTGCCCGTTAATCATACAATTAACTCTGATCCCAGTTATAGATACCTAAAAGTATTAgcgcaacatttaaaataatataataaagagtttatgatttgtttaattttgcttacattcaataaaacttgtaaagtcTTATATAATGtcattctgaaattatttttacattttatttatattccttttattttagagcactgttttgtaaaacaaaataaaaacttgaaactaatatatactttgaataatattacctccacaatatatccaatattccattgtttttcaTATGCAACAGCAACCCAATCATTCACTTTCCATACAAGACAAATTTCTTTTGCAAGATTGGCGATGTCTTCctcatatttattatcatcttcattgtcTCCTGCCAGattaaagtcatcattttcgccataaacttctttgttatcgttaacctgactattttcattattttctgttGTCGGTTCTACCAGCTTACCTTTTCTTTTCAGGTTACTAAATCTATAACAATATCaattgtacatatttttaaacatatgtaaacaaacacacaaaattataactttcacctaaattttaatttcatatttgtaaaagaactatttaacaGTCAGAAACATAATCtaatttgcaaaagttttgataGCAACAATGCCTACCttgaaaataaagatcttaTCTGTTGGCTAGTTACATATTGAGCAGGCGGAAGTTCTCTCCTCAGCTGCATGTGAACCTGCTCAGGGCTCATTTTATTACCTCATTCTTCTCCacgaataaagtatttatacaacAGTTCTTTCTGCtgatttgaaaatctaaaagaacttCGAATTGGTAATGCCCAACCTTGCAATAGAAAAATGTTCATGCAATGTGGTTTGTCTTTTACGGAAGCAATGTTAGAGGATGAAGAAATTAACATATTTAGTTGTGAAGTAATTTTCATCTTATGAACAAACGAGTTGCGAACTTTATCCAATGATGTTAATGATTTCGGAACTGTATGAAGACCGGATAGCATGTGTTCTTCTAACTCAGCATCGCTTTCAAATGATAAAGTACAATTCATTTCAGTGCAAAATCTTAATGAATATAATTGCCTGTCacttcttttctgtttttcctTAAGTGACTTGTTACGCTTAATTGAATTATCTGTTTTGCTATATGGCAACAACAACTTAATCGAGGGTTGAATTTTAAGATTTCCATACTCTTGTTCAATTCCCTCACCGATATTGAAATAACGCCACATCTTCATACTTTTCTCACCAAACTCAAATGAGTGATAGTTGCTAATGTTCTTAATCTTTGGTCCAGTAACTACAGTTTTATCATTGCTAATTTGAGCAACTGCTACTTTTGCATCTTTAGCGCCAAAACTATAATGCATAGCCTTGTGTATATCTTCAGCAGTCAAAAGATTATTACCAGAGTCAACGTAACtccttaaatttaataaattgtcttTACAACTGCACTCTCCCTGTCACATTGATCTTTTCCACAACAGGGTTCATTATAATCATATCTCAGCAACTTTATATCTCTCTCTTTGCATACATTGTAGATTGCTTCAGCTGAAAGATTTCCCTGATAGCAGCCGGCATTATcagatttggtaaacattttctTGATATGCGGTTGATCAATTCTGAATTGGTCTAAAACTGCAGTGGCTAACGAAACAACATCACCTATTCCCTGATCACACCTATACATTGAAGTAAAGTAAACACGTTTGAATAACTTTCctgctatttttattaagaatatatCCACATGTAAACTCATTCCTTTCTTGCCAAAATACTCTCTTTGGCCCTCTCTGTATCGAACCGGaagaattttttgacaaaaatctttaagCCAGAAAGCAGTTTCATCGTTTAACTGCTTAAAAGCTTCGGTTTTTGCCTTTTTCTGTTGAGAATCTCTCATCAGGTGTTTTATGTAGTTGAATACATCCTTTAcagcaatttccaaatcataaatAGAATCAGCATCGTCAGAATTTTGAATTGTTAGTTCTTTGATCATCTCGATAGCTTTGCACAAATCATAGCAATCGGCACATACCACTTTTGATATCTCTGTGTtggattgaagatttttttcagatggATCTGATAAGGCATGTTTTGAGCTATGAGAAGAAATGTTTGAGTCATTGACACTACAATTGGTTTGATAACTtgttttcaaatacctttttcctttttcaaggGCAGCTTCGAGAGATTTAGAACTAAATCTTTGTgccaatttttgtaatgtttgaaAACCATTCATGCCTGAAGCAGTAACATCATCTAATCCAGCTAAGCTTTTTCGACTTGAAGGTTTTATTGCATGCAATACTTTCCACAAACTTGAATCAGATAATGgtatataattgttttcactACAACTTTTTCGATAGAACATGATAGCGTGGCTATATTTTGTCGTCAGTATTGCATGCACTATCTTTTGTTCTTCACCGCTGTcgtattttaatttggttattcCATAAGCAACATCATGCAAAATACCGCTTGTAAATATAAAGTCTAAGAAATGTTCACACTTTGTTTGATTAAGACTAGATCGGACGAATACTTTCTTCTCTGGAAATGCCAACCCTTTATGAGATGCATGccattttcttgctgtttctaTACAATGTTTGGTACACTCAAATGTgttcattataaactttttggtaTACTTGGTATGGTCTAATAATGAGAGGATAACTAACTTTCCCATGGAATCACTTTGCTTATATACTTTCTGAGCACGAATAGTTTCAATTGGGAGAGGgctatttatttcatcaacatttttacTGTTAAGAAAATCTATAAGTATTTCCTCTTGTCCAGGAGCAACAGCTTccgcaaattttttcttta includes:
- the LOC136081270 gene encoding uncharacterized protein LOC136081270, whose product is MSPEQVHMQLRRELPPAQYVTSQQIRSLFSRFSNLKRKGKLVEPTTENNENSQVNDNKEVYGENDDFNLAGDNEDDNKYEEDIANLAKEICLVWKVNDWVAVAYEKQWNIGYIVEVSITGIRVNCMINGQEKNTFRWPVTTEEINNQTDKIICLVNAPFLISGCGDYSLSEEDYNTVISLFLEKLTAAE